The following are encoded together in the Glycine soja cultivar W05 chromosome 5, ASM419377v2, whole genome shotgun sequence genome:
- the LOC114412860 gene encoding uncharacterized protein LOC114412860 isoform X2, giving the protein MDTVPRYRKRNQPSGTLTRTRSQLYHHRNRSGQLRFDPVPVQDEPYVELLGFRRINCKKPKRHDDELPRPPTKDLRARRVYSPPQSTNPGLIESTFPKGSAEATESPDLGLFCEARGFGGDCSEKIDGLDGATTLLDVEICGGSNSKVNEDVGKLEAEVPAKDTPCTGNVSSLKSKFVLRPRFQGKLFKAPGSVNYRRLFPFLKDTVRDDSGTPKLGFCQKDEEGRQGFQLPLSSQSQEESKQELKTDATAYYGVKDVASDLHNDDLKQLSSHGNNLDRAEASTAQEFGILNEECIQTTPPDADICVNSEVNVKPMDFTRSTPENAGEGSCLKADKGKYSLKSKSVPRQHLHRKLFKTPGSISYKRLLPFLMDLTKDDSDASKSDHQDEANMHAKSSQLPLSSQSEEASIDEHKTNSSPMHGTVESNGLETYVLVNPSNELSHGNQPKLAPSQDLPELSTQLDAKEVVCGDLSAPSVNEHTQNFAVASKDECLSASELNPCSVMVDDFHSAKNVAHNDGIKEVQNKISRQHNNESPPKDQNMLYINGDVSELTYVHHSSKEKGFTIAYDESKQSVNLEEHESVSRFPPECQTLSQLDPNVLDAEENVTSLNHVRVSNDIFRAPPENITSEKSDMAGDSGDKAGSVQNGIVLCSSRPSKGSDNQNASEIENGSESKITSVLKRCPQLKLLKQAGSLNYKRLLPFLLNTMNDDSLNDHYPKLAKSMDQTPLLPISTSNLQLTPVNGSNGCVPMEHCAGNSGPQQQTGLQACDLNNDSSQIPEYQSSHDSCNVIQLQDEQVILNGLCKPESSTDTSISVHGIDLPITTLAPMINKVTNREEKAPPISSMSLSVFSEVKGNNSFLMPSNEKLPETHECCQSLSQLQVVEQLRVPAIGLKKGILKRNPRGCRGVCTCLNCVSFRLHAERAFEFSKNQLLDAEEVAHDLMKELFHLRNMLESSADSANNNPVFDGSQVKEACRKACAAEEVAKDRLSQMHDDLNTHCRITSLQPPTVTFAVPVEEKVIQPGG; this is encoded by the exons ATGGACACCGTCCCAAGATACCGTAAGCGGAACCAACCTTCTGGAACACTCACCCGCACCAGATCACAGCTCTATCATCACCGGAACCGCTCCGGTCAACTCCGCTTCGATCCCGTTCCCGTACAGGACGAACCCTACGTCGAACTCCTTGGCTTTCGCCGAATCAATTGCAAGAAACCGAAGCGCCACGACGACGAGCTTCCTCGCCCTCCGACCAAGGACCTTCGCGCTAGGCGAGTTTATTCCCCGCCGCAATCTACAAACCCCGGTTTGATCGAAAGCACGTTTCCCAAGGGAAGCGCCGAAGCAACCGAGAGTCCCGATTTGGGGCTTTTTTGTGAGGCTCGGGGCTTCGGTGGAGATTGTTCGGAGAAAATTGATGGTTTGGATGGAGCAACGACTCTACTCGACGTTGAGATTTGCGGTGGTTCAAATTCCAAGGTCAACGAAGATGTAGGGAAACTGGAGGCAGAGGTTCCTGCCAAAGATACCCCTTGTACTGGGAATGTTTCTTCTCTCAAGAGCAAATTT GTTCTCAGACCACGTTTCCAGGGGAAGTTGTTCAAAGCCCCGGGTTCAGTCAATTACAGAAGGTTGTTTCCGTTTCTAAAGGATACCGTGAGAGATGATTCTG GTACACCAAAATTGGGTTTTTGTCAGAAAGATGAGGAGGGTAGACAGGGATTCCAACTTCCTTTGTCATCTCAAAGTCAAGAAGAGTCTAAACAAGAACTTAAGACGGATGCCACCGCATATTATGGTGTTAAAGATGTTGCAAGTGATTTGCATAATGATGACTTGAAGCAATTGTCTAGCCACGGGAATAATCTTGATCGTGCTGAGGCTAGTACGGCACAGGAGTTTGGTattttgaatgaagaatgtatACAGACAACTCCTCCTGATGCTGATATATGTGTTAATTCAGAGGTCAATGTCAAACCGATGGATTTTACCAGAAGCACTCCGGAAAATGCTGGTGAAGGGTCTTGTCTGAAAGCTGACAAGGGGAAATATTCTCTCAAGAGTAAATCC GTGCCTAGACAACATTTGCACCGGAAACTTTTTAAAACCCCAGGTTCTATCAGCTATAAAAGGTTGCTTCCATTTCTAATGGATCTTACCAAAGATGACTCTG ATGCatccaaatctgatcatcaAGATGAGGCAAATATGCATGCGAAGAGCTCCCAACTTCCTTTGTCATCTCAAAGTGAAGAAGCTTCCATAGACGAACATAAGACAAACAGCAGTCCCATGCATGGCACAGTTGAGTCTAATGGTTTGGAAACCTATGTATTAGTTAATCCTTCTAATGAGCTATCTCATGGCAACCAGCCAAAATTGGCACCTTCCCAAGACTTGCCTGAATTGTCAACGCAATTGGACGCAAAAGAAGTGGTTTGTGGGGATTTGTCTGCACCCTCTGTCAATGAACATACACAGAACTTTGCGGTTGCTTCTAAAGATGAATGCTTGAGTGCATCAGAGCTTAATCCATGTTCAGTAATGGTGGATGATTTTCACTCTGCTAAGAATGTTGCACATAATGATGGCATCAAGGAAGTACAGAATAAGATATCCAGACAACACAATAATGAGTCACCACCCAAAGATCAAAATATGCTCTATATCAACGGTGATGTCTCTGAGCTTACATATGTGCATCattcaagtaaagaaaaaggatTCACTATTGCTTATGATGAAAGCAAGCAGTCTGTGAATCTGGAGGAGCATGAATCTGTTAGCAGATTTCCCCCTGAATGTCAGACTCTAAGTCAATTGGATCCCAATGTGCTAGATGCTGAGGAGAATGTAACAAGTTTAAATCATGTCCGGGTTTCAAATGATATATTTAGAGCTCCACCTGAGAATATTACCTCAGAAAAATCTGACATGGCAGGGGATAGTGGTGACAAAGCAGGAAGTGTGCAGAATGGCATAGTTTTATGTTCAAGCAGGCCTTCAAAAGGTAGTGATAACCAAAATGCCAGTGAAATTGAAAATGGCTCTGAATCCAAGATCACGTCG GTTCTCAAACGCTGTCCGCAGCTTAAATTGTTGAAACAGGCTGGATCTTTAAACTACAAGAGATTGCTTCCATTTCTATTGAATACCATGAACGATGATTCTT TAAATGATCATTACCCAAAACTTGCGAAATCCATGGATCAAACACCTCTTCTGCCAATTTCAACTTCAAACTTACAACTAACTCCTGTAAATGGTTCAAATGGCTGTGTTCCTATGGAACATTGTGCTGGCAATTCTGGTCCTCAGCAACAAACAGGGTTGCAGGCTTGTGATTTAAACAATGATAGTTCTCAAATTCCTGAATACCAGTCATCTCATGATTCATGCAATGTGATTCAACTGCAAGATGAACAGGTTATATTAAATGGACTCTGCAAGCCAGAGAGCTCCACTGATACATCAATTTCTGTTCACGGAATAGACTTACCAATCACAACATTGGCGCCTATGATTAACAAAGTTACCAACAGAGAAGAAAAGGCTCCACCTATCTCGTCCATGTCATTATCAGTTTTCTCTGAAGTAAAAGGAAATAATTCTTTCCTGATGCCTTCTAATGAGAAGCTACCAGAAACACACGAATGTTGTCAGAGCTTGTCTCAACTGCAAGTTGTAGAGCAACTTAGAGTCCCTGCCATTGGTTTGAAAAAaggaattttaaaaagaaatccaAGAGGATGCAGAGGGGTTTGCACATGTTTGAACTGTGTTTCTTTTCGCCTTCATGCAGAAagagcatttgaattttctaaaaatcaaCTGTTAGATGCCGAAGAGGTTGCCCATGATCTTATGAAGGAACTATTTCATCTAAGAAATATGTTAGAAAGTTCTGCTGATAGTGCCAACAACAATCCTGTTTTTGATGGAAGCCAG GTGAAAGAAGCTTGCAGGAAAGCATGTGCAGCAGAAGAAGTTGCAAAGGACCGTCTTAGTCAGATGCACGATGATCTTAATACTCATTGCAGAATAACG AGCTTGCAGCCACCAACGGTTACGTTTGCGGTTCCTGTTGAAGAAAAAGTCATTCAACCAGGCGGATAA
- the LOC114412860 gene encoding uncharacterized protein LOC114412860 isoform X1, giving the protein MDTVPRYRKRNQPSGTLTRTRSQLYHHRNRSGQLRFDPVPVQDEPYVELLGFRRINCKKPKRHDDELPRPPTKDLRARRVYSPPQSTNPGLIESTFPKGSAEATESPDLGLFCEARGFGGDCSEKIDGLDGATTLLDVEICGGSNSKVNEDVGKLEAEVPAKDTPCTGNVSSLKSKFVLRPRFQGKLFKAPGSVNYRRLFPFLKDTVRDDSGTPKLGFCQKDEEGRQGFQLPLSSQSQEESKQELKTDATAYYGVKDVASDLHNDDLKQLSSHGNNLDRAEASTAQEFGILNEECIQTTPPDADICVNSEVNVKPMDFTRSTPENAGEGSCLKADKGKYSLKSKSVPRQHLHRKLFKTPGSISYKRLLPFLMDLTKDDSDASKSDHQDEANMHAKSSQLPLSSQSEEASIDEHKTNSSPMHGTVESNGLETYVLVNPSNELSHGNQPKLAPSQDLPELSTQLDAKEVVCGDLSAPSVNEHTQNFAVASKDECLSASELNPCSVMVDDFHSAKNVAHNDGIKEVQNKISRQHNNESPPKDQNMLYINGDVSELTYVHHSSKEKGFTIAYDESKQSVNLEEHESVSRFPPECQTLSQLDPNVLDAEENVTSLNHVRVSNDIFRAPPENITSEKSDMAGDSGDKAGSVQNGIVLCSSRPSKGSDNQNASEIENGSESKITSVLKRCPQLKLLKQAGSLNYKRLLPFLLNTMNDDSCASVNDHYPKLAKSMDQTPLLPISTSNLQLTPVNGSNGCVPMEHCAGNSGPQQQTGLQACDLNNDSSQIPEYQSSHDSCNVIQLQDEQVILNGLCKPESSTDTSISVHGIDLPITTLAPMINKVTNREEKAPPISSMSLSVFSEVKGNNSFLMPSNEKLPETHECCQSLSQLQVVEQLRVPAIGLKKGILKRNPRGCRGVCTCLNCVSFRLHAERAFEFSKNQLLDAEEVAHDLMKELFHLRNMLESSADSANNNPVFDGSQVKEACRKACAAEEVAKDRLSQMHDDLNTHCRITSLQPPTVTFAVPVEEKVIQPGG; this is encoded by the exons ATGGACACCGTCCCAAGATACCGTAAGCGGAACCAACCTTCTGGAACACTCACCCGCACCAGATCACAGCTCTATCATCACCGGAACCGCTCCGGTCAACTCCGCTTCGATCCCGTTCCCGTACAGGACGAACCCTACGTCGAACTCCTTGGCTTTCGCCGAATCAATTGCAAGAAACCGAAGCGCCACGACGACGAGCTTCCTCGCCCTCCGACCAAGGACCTTCGCGCTAGGCGAGTTTATTCCCCGCCGCAATCTACAAACCCCGGTTTGATCGAAAGCACGTTTCCCAAGGGAAGCGCCGAAGCAACCGAGAGTCCCGATTTGGGGCTTTTTTGTGAGGCTCGGGGCTTCGGTGGAGATTGTTCGGAGAAAATTGATGGTTTGGATGGAGCAACGACTCTACTCGACGTTGAGATTTGCGGTGGTTCAAATTCCAAGGTCAACGAAGATGTAGGGAAACTGGAGGCAGAGGTTCCTGCCAAAGATACCCCTTGTACTGGGAATGTTTCTTCTCTCAAGAGCAAATTT GTTCTCAGACCACGTTTCCAGGGGAAGTTGTTCAAAGCCCCGGGTTCAGTCAATTACAGAAGGTTGTTTCCGTTTCTAAAGGATACCGTGAGAGATGATTCTG GTACACCAAAATTGGGTTTTTGTCAGAAAGATGAGGAGGGTAGACAGGGATTCCAACTTCCTTTGTCATCTCAAAGTCAAGAAGAGTCTAAACAAGAACTTAAGACGGATGCCACCGCATATTATGGTGTTAAAGATGTTGCAAGTGATTTGCATAATGATGACTTGAAGCAATTGTCTAGCCACGGGAATAATCTTGATCGTGCTGAGGCTAGTACGGCACAGGAGTTTGGTattttgaatgaagaatgtatACAGACAACTCCTCCTGATGCTGATATATGTGTTAATTCAGAGGTCAATGTCAAACCGATGGATTTTACCAGAAGCACTCCGGAAAATGCTGGTGAAGGGTCTTGTCTGAAAGCTGACAAGGGGAAATATTCTCTCAAGAGTAAATCC GTGCCTAGACAACATTTGCACCGGAAACTTTTTAAAACCCCAGGTTCTATCAGCTATAAAAGGTTGCTTCCATTTCTAATGGATCTTACCAAAGATGACTCTG ATGCatccaaatctgatcatcaAGATGAGGCAAATATGCATGCGAAGAGCTCCCAACTTCCTTTGTCATCTCAAAGTGAAGAAGCTTCCATAGACGAACATAAGACAAACAGCAGTCCCATGCATGGCACAGTTGAGTCTAATGGTTTGGAAACCTATGTATTAGTTAATCCTTCTAATGAGCTATCTCATGGCAACCAGCCAAAATTGGCACCTTCCCAAGACTTGCCTGAATTGTCAACGCAATTGGACGCAAAAGAAGTGGTTTGTGGGGATTTGTCTGCACCCTCTGTCAATGAACATACACAGAACTTTGCGGTTGCTTCTAAAGATGAATGCTTGAGTGCATCAGAGCTTAATCCATGTTCAGTAATGGTGGATGATTTTCACTCTGCTAAGAATGTTGCACATAATGATGGCATCAAGGAAGTACAGAATAAGATATCCAGACAACACAATAATGAGTCACCACCCAAAGATCAAAATATGCTCTATATCAACGGTGATGTCTCTGAGCTTACATATGTGCATCattcaagtaaagaaaaaggatTCACTATTGCTTATGATGAAAGCAAGCAGTCTGTGAATCTGGAGGAGCATGAATCTGTTAGCAGATTTCCCCCTGAATGTCAGACTCTAAGTCAATTGGATCCCAATGTGCTAGATGCTGAGGAGAATGTAACAAGTTTAAATCATGTCCGGGTTTCAAATGATATATTTAGAGCTCCACCTGAGAATATTACCTCAGAAAAATCTGACATGGCAGGGGATAGTGGTGACAAAGCAGGAAGTGTGCAGAATGGCATAGTTTTATGTTCAAGCAGGCCTTCAAAAGGTAGTGATAACCAAAATGCCAGTGAAATTGAAAATGGCTCTGAATCCAAGATCACGTCG GTTCTCAAACGCTGTCCGCAGCTTAAATTGTTGAAACAGGCTGGATCTTTAAACTACAAGAGATTGCTTCCATTTCTATTGAATACCATGAACGATGATTCTT GTGCTTCAGTAAATGATCATTACCCAAAACTTGCGAAATCCATGGATCAAACACCTCTTCTGCCAATTTCAACTTCAAACTTACAACTAACTCCTGTAAATGGTTCAAATGGCTGTGTTCCTATGGAACATTGTGCTGGCAATTCTGGTCCTCAGCAACAAACAGGGTTGCAGGCTTGTGATTTAAACAATGATAGTTCTCAAATTCCTGAATACCAGTCATCTCATGATTCATGCAATGTGATTCAACTGCAAGATGAACAGGTTATATTAAATGGACTCTGCAAGCCAGAGAGCTCCACTGATACATCAATTTCTGTTCACGGAATAGACTTACCAATCACAACATTGGCGCCTATGATTAACAAAGTTACCAACAGAGAAGAAAAGGCTCCACCTATCTCGTCCATGTCATTATCAGTTTTCTCTGAAGTAAAAGGAAATAATTCTTTCCTGATGCCTTCTAATGAGAAGCTACCAGAAACACACGAATGTTGTCAGAGCTTGTCTCAACTGCAAGTTGTAGAGCAACTTAGAGTCCCTGCCATTGGTTTGAAAAAaggaattttaaaaagaaatccaAGAGGATGCAGAGGGGTTTGCACATGTTTGAACTGTGTTTCTTTTCGCCTTCATGCAGAAagagcatttgaattttctaaaaatcaaCTGTTAGATGCCGAAGAGGTTGCCCATGATCTTATGAAGGAACTATTTCATCTAAGAAATATGTTAGAAAGTTCTGCTGATAGTGCCAACAACAATCCTGTTTTTGATGGAAGCCAG GTGAAAGAAGCTTGCAGGAAAGCATGTGCAGCAGAAGAAGTTGCAAAGGACCGTCTTAGTCAGATGCACGATGATCTTAATACTCATTGCAGAATAACG AGCTTGCAGCCACCAACGGTTACGTTTGCGGTTCCTGTTGAAGAAAAAGTCATTCAACCAGGCGGATAA